In the Orenia marismortui DSM 5156 genome, one interval contains:
- the sppA gene encoding signal peptide peptidase SppA, which produces MNISVKKIILFFLIASIVFLMIVVGAIYLFVSNIINPDTKGVDNIAVINISGPIVGGDNGGMFSSPVSSSGRIMAQINKAKKDDTIKGLLLRVNSPGGSSAASDAIYRELKKFKATGKAVVVSMGDMAASGGYYVSMASDKIYANPATMTGSIGVIMQFTNLEELYNKVGIDYITIKSRKYKDLGNPDREMNEEEREILQTMVEGVYQQFVNVVIEGRDMEEKIVKKLADGRVYSGEQAKSLGLVDELGNFYDAVDYLAELVGIEGEPNLVYYNQLSPIERLLSSFNEGLSNKLLNTFLGMENNFKNNKLGFYYR; this is translated from the coding sequence ATGAATATAAGTGTAAAAAAAATTATATTATTTTTTTTAATAGCTAGTATAGTTTTTTTAATGATTGTAGTTGGTGCTATTTATCTATTTGTTTCTAATATTATTAATCCAGATACTAAAGGTGTAGATAATATAGCTGTTATAAATATTTCAGGTCCTATAGTTGGGGGAGATAATGGTGGAATGTTTTCTAGCCCTGTTTCTAGTTCTGGACGTATTATGGCTCAAATAAATAAAGCTAAAAAAGATGATACAATTAAAGGCTTATTGTTAAGAGTTAATAGTCCTGGAGGCAGTTCTGCTGCTTCAGATGCAATTTATCGTGAATTGAAAAAGTTTAAGGCAACTGGAAAAGCTGTTGTAGTATCAATGGGGGATATGGCTGCTTCTGGTGGTTATTATGTTTCTATGGCTTCTGATAAAATCTATGCCAATCCTGCTACCATGACAGGTAGTATTGGTGTAATAATGCAATTTACTAATCTAGAGGAGCTATATAATAAGGTTGGAATTGATTATATAACTATAAAGAGTAGAAAATATAAAGATTTAGGCAATCCAGATAGGGAGATGAATGAAGAAGAGAGGGAAATTTTGCAGACCATGGTAGAAGGTGTATATCAACAATTTGTCAATGTAGTTATCGAAGGTAGAGATATGGAGGAAAAAATAGTTAAAAAATTGGCTGATGGCAGGGTCTATAGTGGTGAACAAGCTAAAAGTTTGGGCTTAGTAGATGAATTAGGAAACTTTTATGATGCAGTAGATTATTTAGCTGAATTAGTTGGAATAGAAGGAGAGCCTAATTTAGTTTATTATAATCAATTATCTCCAATAGAGCGTTTATTAAGTTCTTTCAATGAGGGCTTAAGCAATAAATTATTAAATACATTTTTGGGAATGGAAAATAACTTTAAAAATAATAAATTAGGTTTCTATTATAGATAA